The Microcystis panniformis FACHB-1757 region CTTCGCGATTATCAAGAAGGCGGAATAGAAAAATTAAAAGAAATCAACTTCTATCGCCCTAAAAGTGAATTAGAGTTTCAAAAAGAAACCCTCAAAAAATACTTCGAGAAAAATCCACCAGCCACAATAAATGAAGCTGTATATAGGATAGAAGAATTGACGGGAATAAAACGAAGTCCTACCCAAGTGAGAAAATTTTTAAAATCAATGGGAATGAAATGTTTAAAAGTAGGTTCTCTTCCTTCTAAAGCTGACCCAGATGAACAAGAGGACTACAAAGAAAAAAAGCTAGAACCCAGACTAAATGAGGCAAAAGAAGGAAAAAGGGCTGTTTTTTTGTTGATGCCGCTCACTTCGTCATGGGAGCATTTCTCGGTTTTGTTTGGTGTTTTGAGAGACTTTTTGTTAAGTCACCGAGCGGGCGTAAACGCTTCAATGTTTTAGGAGTATTAAATGCAATAACTCATGAAGTTATTCTGGTTACGAATGACACTTATATTACGGCAACTCAAGTCTGTGAACTCCGGTCAAAAATAGCTGCTTTAGGACTAATGATTCCCATCACTCTAGTCTTAGATAATGCCCGCTATCAAAAATGTAAAATTGTTGAAGAATTGGCTCTTTCTTTGTCAATAGAGCTGCTCTATCTGCCGTCTTATTCACCTAATCTAAATTTAATTGAAAGGCTGTGGAAATTGGTCAAAAAGAAATGTTTATATGGTAAATATTATGAGAACTTTTCTGACTTTTCTTCAGCTATTTATGAATGTCTGAATGATGCCCATCTGAAACATAAAAAAGAACTGGATTCCTTGCTGACTCTACGATTTCAGAAGTTTAATAAATCTCAGATTATGAACGTCTAAAGTCTATCTAGCGGTGGTCTGCGGGGGAGAGCCGTCCCCTTGATGTGGATGGGATTAGAACATGGTAGTGCCAGCCTAGCTTTTGAGAAATACGAACCCTTGTTGGACAGAGCCAAAGGCTATCTTCAGGGCTTTGAGAATGTCATGCTGTTAGCCGACCGAGGCTTTGCCAATCAGCAATTAATTCAATGGCTCAGGAAAAATACTTGGCATTGGTGTCTTCGCTTACCTTGCGATACCCTCATTTACGGTGTTCGCCGTCGGGGTTTTGGCTATGAGGTCAGAGAACTCTATCCTCCCAAACGGCAAGCCTGCTTTGATCGCAACGTTCAAGTCTGGCAGGAGGCTAGAATCACTGCTCATCTTGCTTTAGCCTCTGTTCCAGGGGTTAAGGATAATTGGGCAATTCTGAGCGATGAACCTCCTACCCTTGACACCTTCTGGCAGTATGGTCTTCGTTTTCCCATTGAACATCTCTTTCAAGGGCAGTAAATCGGGCGTTTTTGACTGGGAACATTCTCGTGTTCGCTCTGCTGCTTGTTTAGAACGTCTCTATCTCATTGTTGCCATTTCTATTCTCTTTGCTACTTTAACTGGCATGGCGGTTCAACAATCTGGCTCTCGCCGTCAGGTTGATGCTCATTTTCGGCGTGGTTTGAGTTATTTGAAAATTGGTTGACGTTGGCTGGCGGGAGTTGTTCATAAGGCGCGTCCCTTCTTGCGACTTGACCACTTATTTTCTGTTGACCCTTTTCCCTGTTGGCTCTTCTCGCAAAGCTCGTCAGGATTATTATGGCAAAATTACCTTTTCTTTTATTCAGGAGTTTGAGGCTTTCACATAACAGTACTTGTCTTTGTATTGAAAAATGTGTCCGTCAGTCAGGGCGCGTCCCTTCTTGCGACTTGACCACTTATTTTCTGTTGACCCTTTTCCCTGTTTTGCTTCTCGCAAAGCTCGTCAGGATTATTATGGCAAAATTACCTTTTCTTTTATTCAGGAGTTTGAGGCTTTCACATAACAGTACTTGTCTTTGTATTGAAAAATGTGTCCGTCAGTCAGGACTAATCGCTTCTCTTTTTGGCTTTGAATAAGAGAAAATTACAATCGGATAAATCGGTAAGACAAATTTCTCATGAAAGCGAGCAAAATAAGTAAACATTCGCCGATTAAACCACTGGCGGGAACTTTCCTGCGCCTCGACATGAATCAGAAAAAAAGATTCTTTTCCTCGAAACTTAACTTGTGCGACTAAATCGCTTTCATACCTTTCTCCTTCCGTGACATCGGTAAATACTTCTTTGTCTAAAAAAGTAATCGAGTCTCTATCTAAATAATCCATCAATTGAGGAAAAAATAACTCGATAAATTCGACAAAAAAGGTGGAGATTAACTCTTTAAATAAGCGGTCATGGTCAATATTATTAGTCATGTAATATCATCTTAACTAATCTGAGCGATGAATGACTACTCTTATCTATTGTATTCTGAAAAGTCGGTTTTGGCAACGGATTGTTATGATTTCACCCCCTTAACCCACAGCGATTGCCAAATTTGCCCAAAAACCATCAGATTGAGCTAAATCGAACAAACTATCGTAAACAGCAGGAAAAATCGGCAACAGGGTAGAAATCATGACATTAACTGCAAAAGTTTATTTCTAACAGTTTTAGCCCAACAATCCCCAATTTTTCAAGGGTGCTATCACAAAAATTAACATTTATTACAAGAAAACGGGTTTCTCAAAGAAACCCATTTTCTAAATAGTTTCTCAAAGAAACCCGTTTTCTAAGGGGTTAGTTTCGGGGAGCGCAGGCTGTTCAATTCTGCGAGGATGGCTGAACTGCCGTTGATTGCGGCGGCTGCCACCGGGTTGAGTCCCGAAAATGCCCCGACTGCCACCACTAACAGGTTGGGCAGGGTAGCGATCGCCAAACTCCCGTAGGCAGTGGCAAGGGTATGCCGCGCCAGAGCAAAGGTGTAGCCGAGGGGCTGGAGATCCTGGCTGTGCAAGATGACATCTGCGGCCGCTTCAAAATCCCCTCTCCCTAGAGAAATGACCACCTGATCCTCCTGGGCAGCCAAGCGCAATCAGTACCACTGTCGGTTATCCAAGCCACCCGCTTACCTTGGCGGTGCAACTGTTCTTGGAGGCCCTCAACAGCAGCCGCATCGGTGGCGAAGTGGATGCACTGATAAGGGATGCCCCAACTCACCGGCAGCTCCGGGGTAATCAAGTCCTGGAAACTTTCGCGAGTAAAGACCAGAGTATCCACCTGAGCCAGCTTTTCCAGTACCCTGGCATTGCGGATGTAAACGCCTTGTCGCGCTGCCGCCGTCAGGGTCGAAACCACTGCCAAGGGAGTAACGCCCCGCAGGGAAACCCCGATGTCGAGGGGTAACAGCGCACTCGCACGCCCCAAGTCTCCCGTCAGGATTGCCCAAGTGCCACTCAGGAACAAAGTGGGTAGGATCGCTCCTTGGGCGACGGGTTTGAGGTTCTGGAGTAGTTCGGTTTTTTCGACGGAATCTAGCCACCCTTCTCGAGCTGCCTCGGGAACGGGAGCGAACCGCTGCCGGTCAGAGAGCCAGTGGATTTCTGCATCTTCTTGCTCGAACAGCAGGTATAGCTCGTCTTCTAGCTGTTGGAGCTTGCTCTGGCGCAGGCTCTCTCCCACTGCTGCCAGATTGAGGGCGAGTGCGCCGGCGATGTTGTTACCTTGCAGCAGTTGGTAGCTCAACCAGAGGGCATCGAGGCAGTCTATTGTCACTTGTCCCTGCTGGGTGAGGGCTTGGCCAACCCTCTGCCAGAGAGGAATTGAAGCCGCAAGGACAATTCCCCCCACAATCGAGAAGGGCAGTTCTAGGGGAGCAGCAGCGATCGCCACAGCCAAGGTTAAGGCCGGCATCCCTAAAGTTGGCCAAGTCCCCTGATTCCTAGCCCCGACTTTCTCGCTTGGATTTGGCTCTCTTTCCCGGCCGGCCGCTGGGATGGCCGCTTGCAAGTAATCTAGGATGGCCGTTGCTGACAGCATTTCCGCCTGGTAGGAGACAATCAGGGAGCAGGCTGCGGCATTGATGCGGCTCTCGCTGATGGCAGTGGTTCTAAGCAGCGATCGCTGTAAGCGTCTGGCAAATTCGTCATCCCAATTGAGGCGAGGAATGCGAATTCGCAGCCGTCCCGGAATTTGATGGGCGACTTGCCAATCTACCCACTCAGGGGGTGCTGGGGAATTTTCTGCCGCTTGAACTGGTGCGGGAGTCAGAGTTGTTGTCGTCATGGTGAGGTGATTTCGAGAGGGGCTACCGACTGGCAGCGGGACGAACAAGACATTCAAAAGCAGGCTGACAGCAGCGACGTAGATGATACCAGTTTTCGACTTCCATAACCATTGTTGTAGAGTCGAGGTTAACCCCGGCAGCGGCAGAAGGGTAATACGGGGAAAAAGTCGCCCTCAAGGTAGGGTTGATTCATGAATCAACCCTACCTTGAATCAACCCTAGGGGGCAGGGGGTATCAAAGACAAAATCTATCTTCTATTTAATCAGAACCACTTAATTATCGGAACTAAAAAAGGCTTATATATATTTCAGCACGGATTCCCATTATAATAAAAAGTATAGGTCAAATCGAGGAATTTTGTCAAGTCTTTTTTGCCATTAATCTATATAATTTTCGGGATGCTTACCAGTCATTGTCCTGAAAAAAATTATGCCCTAGTTTGTCAAACAAGCCTATGTGCAGCGGTTAACCGAGACAGGACAGGAGACAAAAACGAGTTATTGGCTAGAAAGAGGCGATGGGATGTTATTATTTAAAGCCGATTCCCCGGAAGCAGCCGAATCGATCATCGGGCAGCATCCCCTGATTAAAAATGGCTATGTGGAGTATTAACTGCACGAATGGCGAATAGTAGTGGAATAGGCTATTAAAGGAGTGAACCCTGTGCAAATATTCACGACAATCCCCGGTTTACGCACTTTTTTGGCTGATTATCGCCCCGATCACAGTATTGCCCTCGTGCCAACCATGGGCGCTCTCCATAAAGGTCATGCTAGTCTAATTCGACGCGCAGTGACGGAAGCGGAGGTGACTGTGGTTAGTATTTTTGTTAATCCTCTACAATTTGGCCCTACAGAGGATTTTTCTCGCTATCCCCGCACCTTTGAAAGCGATCGCCAATTGTGTGAATACTTGGGAGTTGCTGCTATTTTTGCTCCGAGTGCGGAAACTTTAGGAATTGGTGATTCTGAGGAGATAACCGCAGTTGTTCCCCCGATTTCTCTGACTAGCGGGTTATGTGGTGCTTTTCGTCCAGGACATTTTCAGGGAGTAGCCACAATTGTCACGCGGTTGTTTAATATTATTGCACCGACGATCGCCTATTTTGGCGAAAAGGATGCCCAACAGTTAGCGATTATCCGGCAATTAGTCAGAGATTTAAATTTAGCGATCGAGATTCGCGCTTGTGCTACAGTGCGAGAAACATCGGGATTAGCCGTTAGTTCTCGCAATCAGTATCTATCAGCCACAGAAAGGGAAAAAGCGACAATTATCCCCCAAAGTTTGCAATTAGCTCTCGAAAGTTTTCGTTTAGGGGAAAGACAAAGGGAAAAACTACTGGCTATTGTCCAAAAAAATCTCGACAGAGTGCCAGAATTTCGCTGTCAGTATCTGGATTTAGTCCATCCCCAGAGTTTACAACCGATCGAGCAGATCGAAGCAAGGGGCTTATTAGCGATCGCTGGATTGATCGGTCAAACCCGTTTAATTGATAATATTATCTTGTGTCAACGTCGGCCAGTTATCGCTATTGATGGGCCTGCTGGAGCGGGAAAATCGACAGTCACGCGCTTAGTAGCGGAAAAATTGGGGTTAACCTATCTCGATACCGGTGCGATGTATCGCGCAGTGACATGGTTAGTGGTGAATTCCGGTCTGGATTTGTCCGCAGAAGCGGCCATCGCCGAGTTATTATCTTTAGCGAAGATAGCAATAATTCCGGCCGATAGTCCCGAAAATGTGACTATAGTGAAGATTAATGGGCAGGATGTGACTTTAGAGATTCGCTCTCCCGCAATTACCGCGCAAGTGTCCAGAATTGCCGCTCAAAAAGCGGTGCGACAGCAGTTAGTCACCCTGCAAAGACAGCTGGGAATGTCGGGGGGAATAGTTGTGGAAGGTCGAGATATTGGTACTAATGTTTTCCCAGAAGCGGAATTAAAGATTTTCTTGACAGCGACACCCGAAGAAAGAGCGAGAAGGAGATTAAAAGACTTAGAAGCGCAGGGAAATGGGGGTATTAGTCTCACAGAATTAACCCAAGAGATTGAAAAAAGGGATTATTTGGATAGTAATCGCTCCCTAGCACCCCTGCGAAAAGCCGCAGATGCGATCGAAGTTAATACCGATAATCTCAGTATTACAGAAGTCACGGAAAAAATCATTGCTCTTTATCATCAAGGAGAAGAAAATCAATGGGGAAGTCTCTAGTTTTTTTAGATACTGATGTTTTGATTTCTTATCTACGAGGAGATCTAGCCAGTGTACATTTATTCGATCGAGAAATACTCGATCGCGTTTGTCTTGCTATTAATGCGATCGTTTTACAAGAGTTATTATTTTTGGCAGAAGTTCGTAATCATCCTGAAATAGTCGATCGGATTCAAGAAAAGGTGACTATCTTGGATTTTGATTTAGTTAAACTTGATCAATATTGGCAAAATGCTAGAGATATTCGCAATATTTTGGTACACTCGAATGATGTTTTAATTTTAAGTAGTGCCGCTAATTGTGATTATTTAGTTACCTATGATCAAAAACTTAAAAAAGCCTCTAGTTATCTATATAACTCTAAACCGATGGTAGTAACACCTGAAGAATTATTAGAGGTTATTTATCAAAAAAATATAGTCCCTTCTAGCCTCTCTTGCCAAGGATATAAATCCTCAAATTTTCCCTTAACTCAGGTGATTTAGGGGGATAATTATGAAGTTAAATTACCTGACTTTCTCATCTATCTGTTTAACGGTAACTTCCTTGATAATTATCGCCAGTCCAGCTATATCTTTAGCCGATCATAGATCACCAATAACTTTAGCTTCTAGGGATTTATCAAACCAGCAACAGGGACGAACAATTATTCTTAATGGTCGTTCTTTGCCCGTTTCTTGGCGACAGTGGACAGCAGCAAATAGTACCAGAATTGCCATGGGTGACACGGGAGCAAGACAATTATTCGGCATGGATTTTCTTAGCACAAATGATCCGAAAAAGCAACCGATAAGCTGGTTTAATTTACAAACTTTATCGGCTAATTTGATCAATCCCGATCGCTGGTTAGACGTTACGGATATTTTACTAAAAATGGGGGCAACAACCACTATTAATGGCGATAGTTTAAATATTAACTTTCCTGCTCCTCAGATTGAAGATATTCAGCTAGAAAATTATGGGGCAGTACAAAGGATTATTATTCAACTTGATCGCCCGACCTTTTGGCAAGTTAGTCAGGCAAAAAATCAAGCAGTGATTACCCTAGAAGGAAATACCCAGCAATCGCTTATCTCTAGGTTTCAACCCAAAACTGTTAGTAACAGTAATCAAAATAACGATGAAGATGATCTAGGTAACTCTAATAATAACTTAGCCACTCAGATTACTTCCTTAGAAAATAATGGGGTGATCAGTCGTTTAAAAGTTAACCTTCCCACTGCCTACGGATTACAGATCAGCAGTGTGGATAATCCTCCCCGAATTATCATTGATTCTCGTCCCGATGCTATGGATGAAAAGCGCATTGTTTGGCAACCAGGGTTAGTCTGGAATCAAAAATATATCCAGTTAGATCAAGATTGGTTTCCCGTGACTTGGTTAGAAATCGATCCCAGAAATCCTCAGATAACTATTAAACCAATCACCGCTAATTCCACCTCAATGCGCGGCACTAATCCCCTGATCACGATTAATAGCGAAAGTAATGCGGTAGCGATGATTAATGGCGGCTTTTTTAATCGTAATAATCAGTTACCTTTGGGGGCAATTCGTGTGGATGGTAAATGGTTATCCGGACCAATTTTAAACCGAGGAGCGATCGCATGGGATAATCGTGGTAAAATCAGGATCGATCGCCTGAGTTTAGAGGAAACTCTCATTACTGCCACCGGACAACGTTTTCCCCTAACCCAGTTAAATAGTGCCTTTGTAGCAGCCGGCTGCAGTCGTTATACTCGTGATTGGGGAAGTAATTATCATCCCCTCACCGAGCGCGAAACCGGGTTAGTCGTGCAAGGCGATCGCATAACGGAGAAATTAAATAATCTTTTGCCACAGGATAGTATAGACATACCAGAAAATAGCTATTTAGTCATCTGCCGAAAGACAGATATTAATTTAAATATTGGTGAGAGAGTCAATCTCGATAGCGTCACCCTACCGAGAGATTTTGCTAATTATCCCCAGATTTTAGGTGCTGGTCCCCTATTATTGCAGAATGGGCGCATAGTTTTAGATGGAAATGCCGAAAAATTTAGTCCGGCATTCCAAAATCAACAAGCTTCCCGCAGTGCGATCGCAGTTAGTCAAGAAGGAAAAATTTTGCTAGTGGCTATCCATAATCGCGTCGGAGGAAGGGGGGCAACTTTAGGCGAATTAGCCCGAATTTTGCTGTTAATGGCGGCAAAGGACGGTTTAAACCTAGATGGGGGTAGTTCCACTGGAATAGCCTTGGCGGGTTATCTGCTCGATCGCTCTGCCGTTACCGCCGCAAAAGTCCATAATGGAATAGGAATATTTTTATCACCGTCTCCTTGAAGGGGGTGAAAACAATGGATAATAGCGACTGGATTAAACAATTGCTGCTGATGGGTATTGGCACTACTTCCATGGTGGCAGAAAAGATCAAAGAAGTGAGCGATGAATTAGTCAAAGACGGTAAAATCAATTCTGATCAGGCTAAAAACTTTGTCGATGATCTGATGACACAGATGAAGTCTGAACAGGGGAACTTCGAGAATAACTTAGAACGCTATATTCGCCATATTTTGCAGGATTTAGGGGTTCCCCGACAATCGGAAATGGACGAACTGCGGGGAAGGATTGATAGATTAGAACGACAGGTGAGAGACTTAGAGAATAAACTCTGGCGTTAGGGAACTATGAAATCAATGCGCGAAATCTTGCTCAGTTTTGCTATTATTGCGGTTTGTGGCTTATTTTTAATCGCTGCTTCCCTCTTTGGTGGGGGGGAAAAAACCAATGCGATCGCCGCAGAAATCGATCCACCCCCTATCACTCAAACTATTAATAAGGAAATCATCTCCATGGATTTAGATCAAGCAGTTACCACCGATTCGGGACTAAAATACATCGATATAGTGGAAGGAACCGGAGAAAGTCCCCAAAAAGGTCAAAAAGTGACTGTTCACTACACGGGAACCCTGACAGACGGCAAAAAATTCGATAGTTCCAAGGATCGCAATCAACCTTTTACCTTTACCATTGGAGTTGGTCAAGTGATCAAAGGATGGGATGAGGGAGTCGCATCGATGAAAGTCGGTGGGCAGCGTACCTTAATTATCCCCCCAGAATTAGGTTATGGTGCGCGGGGTGCTGGTGGGGTGATTCCTCCCAACGCGACTTTACTTTTCGATGTGGAATTGTTGGGAGTCAAATAAATAGGTTTTTCCTCTGATTTCTTACCTCTACCCGCATCGCTTCTGAATGCGGGTTTTTTGACAGATTGCCAGAAGCTAAGGGCAAAATCAAGAGGATTTAGTAAATTCTAGACCGTTTTCGCTGCCGTAACGTTCCATAAAACGCATAAAACGATCCCACTCTGCGGGAGAATTAAAAATAACCGTAGCTTCGATCGCCATGGGTTTACCGTTGATAAATTTGCCTTTTACTTCCCTGGTGACGATTTCCCCCTCCTCATCAATGAGATACATCCCCGTGATTTCCTCGGTTTGTTGATCTCCGAGGATAGTCGGTTGATCAAAATAAAATTTTGCCGATCCCTTCTCTCCCGTTTTCGTGCGACTTAAGCGGATATCGGGAACAACTGATTCTTTTAACCCCCTGGAAAACTGAATTTCTGCCATTACTTTTCTTTATCCTTCTCATAAAACACGCCTTTCTACATCATCTCACACCAAGTCGCAAGTAAAAAGCAGATGGGACAGCATAAGCTCAAAATATCAATACCAGTACCATTTTTCCTGATTCGTAGGCGGCCTATCCATTGGTAACATCTTTCTTTACATAGGGTCTGCTGAAAAAGTTTGTTGGTGGGGGCAGGGTGTGGGGTGTGGGGTGTGGGGTGTGGGGTGTAGGGTTTTCCCGATTTTGAGGTAGTCAGTTACCTAAAATTCAGGGAAAAAGTCCTGGAATTTTACCCGCGATCACTCCAATGGTCAGCACTTTTTGAGGGGAAAAAAGTCTAAAAACCTTATCCAACAATGTTTTTAGATTTATTCCAGCAGACCCTACATAAAATTTGACAAACAGACAAAAGTGTGCAATCTGGCTCAAGTTGGTTCTCTGAGGGAACTAATTTGATGGAATAGTTCCGGGGTTGTAGTCGGTTGTTAATTTCCATGTCCTCTATAGTACATCCCCTGTCGGGGTTCTGTCCCTTCTTAATAAAAACTTTTTATTGCGTGTGTTT contains the following coding sequences:
- a CDS encoding transposase, whose protein sequence is MWMGLEHGSASLAFEKYEPLLDRAKGYLQGFENVMLLADRGFANQQLIQWLRKNTWHWCLRLPCDTLIYGVRRRGFGYEVRELYPPKRQACFDRNVQVWQEARITAHLALASVPGVKDNWAILSDEPPTLDTFWQYGLRFPIEHLFQGQ
- a CDS encoding bifunctional pantoate--beta-alanine ligase/(d)CMP kinase, with translation MQIFTTIPGLRTFLADYRPDHSIALVPTMGALHKGHASLIRRAVTEAEVTVVSIFVNPLQFGPTEDFSRYPRTFESDRQLCEYLGVAAIFAPSAETLGIGDSEEITAVVPPISLTSGLCGAFRPGHFQGVATIVTRLFNIIAPTIAYFGEKDAQQLAIIRQLVRDLNLAIEIRACATVRETSGLAVSSRNQYLSATEREKATIIPQSLQLALESFRLGERQREKLLAIVQKNLDRVPEFRCQYLDLVHPQSLQPIEQIEARGLLAIAGLIGQTRLIDNIILCQRRPVIAIDGPAGAGKSTVTRLVAEKLGLTYLDTGAMYRAVTWLVVNSGLDLSAEAAIAELLSLAKIAIIPADSPENVTIVKINGQDVTLEIRSPAITAQVSRIAAQKAVRQQLVTLQRQLGMSGGIVVEGRDIGTNVFPEAELKIFLTATPEERARRRLKDLEAQGNGGISLTELTQEIEKRDYLDSNRSLAPLRKAADAIEVNTDNLSITEVTEKIIALYHQGEENQWGSL
- a CDS encoding type II toxin-antitoxin system VapC family toxin — translated: MGKSLVFLDTDVLISYLRGDLASVHLFDREILDRVCLAINAIVLQELLFLAEVRNHPEIVDRIQEKVTILDFDLVKLDQYWQNARDIRNILVHSNDVLILSSAANCDYLVTYDQKLKKASSYLYNSKPMVVTPEELLEVIYQKNIVPSSLSCQGYKSSNFPLTQVI
- a CDS encoding phosphodiester glycosidase family protein codes for the protein MKLNYLTFSSICLTVTSLIIIASPAISLADHRSPITLASRDLSNQQQGRTIILNGRSLPVSWRQWTAANSTRIAMGDTGARQLFGMDFLSTNDPKKQPISWFNLQTLSANLINPDRWLDVTDILLKMGATTTINGDSLNINFPAPQIEDIQLENYGAVQRIIIQLDRPTFWQVSQAKNQAVITLEGNTQQSLISRFQPKTVSNSNQNNDEDDLGNSNNNLATQITSLENNGVISRLKVNLPTAYGLQISSVDNPPRIIIDSRPDAMDEKRIVWQPGLVWNQKYIQLDQDWFPVTWLEIDPRNPQITIKPITANSTSMRGTNPLITINSESNAVAMINGGFFNRNNQLPLGAIRVDGKWLSGPILNRGAIAWDNRGKIRIDRLSLEETLITATGQRFPLTQLNSAFVAAGCSRYTRDWGSNYHPLTERETGLVVQGDRITEKLNNLLPQDSIDIPENSYLVICRKTDINLNIGERVNLDSVTLPRDFANYPQILGAGPLLLQNGRIVLDGNAEKFSPAFQNQQASRSAIAVSQEGKILLVAIHNRVGGRGATLGELARILLLMAAKDGLNLDGGSSTGIALAGYLLDRSAVTAAKVHNGIGIFLSPSP
- a CDS encoding phasin family protein codes for the protein MDNSDWIKQLLLMGIGTTSMVAEKIKEVSDELVKDGKINSDQAKNFVDDLMTQMKSEQGNFENNLERYIRHILQDLGVPRQSEMDELRGRIDRLERQVRDLENKLWR
- a CDS encoding FKBP-type peptidyl-prolyl cis-trans isomerase, with product MKSMREILLSFAIIAVCGLFLIAASLFGGGEKTNAIAAEIDPPPITQTINKEIISMDLDQAVTTDSGLKYIDIVEGTGESPQKGQKVTVHYTGTLTDGKKFDSSKDRNQPFTFTIGVGQVIKGWDEGVASMKVGGQRTLIIPPELGYGARGAGGVIPPNATLLFDVELLGVK
- the psb28 gene encoding photosystem II reaction center protein Psb28 yields the protein MAEIQFSRGLKESVVPDIRLSRTKTGEKGSAKFYFDQPTILGDQQTEEITGMYLIDEEGEIVTREVKGKFINGKPMAIEATVIFNSPAEWDRFMRFMERYGSENGLEFTKSS